In a single window of the Agrobacterium fabrum str. C58 genome:
- a CDS encoding NADP-dependent isocitrate dehydrogenase — translation MAKIKVANPVVDLDGDEMTRIIWQLIKDKLILPYLDLDIEYYDLSVENRDATNDQVTVDAAHAIKKHGVGIKCATITPDEQRVEEFGLKQMWKSPNGTIRNILGGVIFREPIICKNVPRLVPGWTKPIVVGRHAFGDQYKATDFKFPGKGKLTIKFVGEDGTVIEKDVFDAPSAGVALAMYNLDESIREFARASMMYGLMRKWPVYLSTKNTILKAYDGRFKDIFEEVYQTEFKAKFDEVGITYEHRLIDDMVASALKWSGGYVWACKNYDGDVQSDTVAQGFGSLGLMTSVLLSPDGRTVEAEAAHGTVTRHYRQHQKGQETSTNSIASIFAWTRGLAHRAKLDDNAELAKFATTLETVCVDTVESGFMTKDLALLIGPDQPWLSTTAFLDKIDENLKTAMAA, via the coding sequence TCGATCTCGACGGCGACGAAATGACCCGTATCATCTGGCAGCTCATCAAGGACAAGCTGATCCTGCCATACCTCGATCTCGACATCGAATATTACGACCTCTCGGTTGAAAACCGCGATGCCACCAACGACCAGGTCACCGTCGATGCGGCACACGCCATCAAGAAGCATGGCGTCGGCATCAAGTGCGCGACGATCACGCCGGACGAGCAGCGCGTCGAGGAATTCGGCCTGAAGCAGATGTGGAAGAGCCCGAACGGCACGATCCGCAACATTCTCGGCGGCGTCATCTTCCGCGAGCCGATCATCTGCAAGAACGTTCCGCGCCTCGTTCCCGGCTGGACCAAGCCGATCGTCGTCGGCCGTCACGCCTTTGGCGACCAGTACAAGGCAACCGATTTCAAGTTCCCCGGCAAGGGCAAGCTGACGATCAAGTTCGTCGGTGAAGACGGCACGGTCATCGAAAAGGACGTCTTCGACGCCCCGAGCGCCGGCGTGGCACTCGCCATGTACAACCTCGACGAATCCATCCGCGAATTCGCCCGCGCCTCGATGATGTATGGCCTGATGCGCAAGTGGCCGGTTTACCTCTCCACCAAGAACACCATCCTCAAGGCCTATGACGGCCGCTTCAAGGATATCTTCGAAGAAGTCTACCAGACCGAGTTCAAGGCAAAGTTCGACGAAGTCGGCATCACCTACGAACACCGCCTGATCGACGACATGGTTGCCTCGGCGCTGAAGTGGTCCGGCGGCTACGTCTGGGCCTGCAAGAACTACGATGGCGACGTGCAGTCCGACACGGTTGCCCAGGGCTTCGGCTCGCTCGGCCTGATGACCTCGGTTCTGCTGTCGCCGGATGGCCGCACCGTCGAAGCCGAAGCGGCGCACGGCACGGTGACGCGTCACTACCGCCAGCACCAGAAGGGTCAGGAAACCTCGACCAACTCGATCGCCTCGATCTTCGCCTGGACCCGTGGCCTCGCCCACCGCGCCAAGCTGGATGACAATGCGGAACTGGCAAAGTTCGCGACGACGCTCGAAACCGTCTGCGTCGACACCGTCGAAAGCGGCTTCATGACCAAGGATCTGGCCCTCCTCATCGGACCGGACCAGCCCTGGCTCTCCACCACCGCCTTCCTCGACAAGATCGACGAAAACCTCAAGACGGCGATGGCGGCCTGA
- a CDS encoding glutathione S-transferase family protein, translating into MSELIFYTNPMSRGRIARWMLEEVGIPYKTEILGFETSMKSPAYRLINPMAKVPAIKHGDTIVTEAAAICAYLADAFPGANLAPTPKARGLYYRWMFFAAGPLEMAASMKAMGFEVPKEKLRMAGCGSYADVMNTLERAVSENRFIAGDLFTAADVYVGAHVGWGLHFGTIEKRPAFTDYMAHLTDRPAFKRAAQLDEEAAKELQAAG; encoded by the coding sequence ATGAGTGAATTGATCTTTTATACCAATCCCATGTCGCGCGGGCGCATCGCGCGATGGATGCTCGAGGAAGTGGGCATTCCCTATAAAACGGAAATACTGGGTTTCGAAACCTCGATGAAATCGCCAGCCTACCGGCTGATTAACCCGATGGCGAAGGTGCCGGCAATCAAGCACGGCGACACCATCGTCACCGAGGCGGCAGCGATCTGCGCCTATCTGGCCGATGCTTTTCCCGGCGCAAATCTTGCGCCCACACCGAAGGCGCGCGGGCTTTATTATCGCTGGATGTTTTTCGCAGCAGGCCCCCTGGAAATGGCGGCAAGCATGAAGGCGATGGGTTTTGAAGTGCCCAAGGAGAAACTGCGCATGGCCGGTTGCGGCAGCTATGCCGATGTGATGAACACGCTGGAGCGCGCCGTCAGCGAAAACCGCTTTATCGCCGGTGATCTCTTTACCGCCGCGGATGTCTATGTCGGCGCCCATGTCGGCTGGGGGCTACACTTCGGCACCATCGAAAAGAGGCCGGCCTTTACCGATTATATGGCGCATCTGACCGACCGGCCGGCCTTCAAACGGGCCGCCCAGCTCGATGAAGAGGCGGCCAAGGAGTTGCAGGCGGCTGGATAA
- a CDS encoding VOC family protein, which produces MRFVNPIPFVRDINRSKSFYRDRLGLKILEDFGSFVLFETGFAIHEGRSLEETIWRTSSDAQEAYGRRNMLLYFEHADVDAAFQDIAPHVELIHPLERQAWGQRVFRFYDPDGHAIEVGESLSQSGE; this is translated from the coding sequence ATGCGCTTTGTAAATCCCATCCCTTTCGTGCGCGATATCAACCGGTCCAAGTCGTTTTATCGTGACAGGCTCGGCTTGAAGATATTGGAGGATTTCGGCAGCTTCGTCCTCTTTGAAACCGGCTTTGCGATCCATGAGGGCAGGTCACTTGAGGAGACGATCTGGCGGACGTCGTCGGATGCGCAAGAGGCTTATGGCAGACGGAACATGCTGCTTTATTTCGAACATGCGGATGTAGATGCGGCTTTTCAGGATATCGCGCCGCATGTGGAGCTTATCCACCCGCTGGAGCGGCAGGCCTGGGGACAAAGAGTATTTCGTTTTTACGATCCGGACGGGCATGCGATAGAGGTCGGAGAGTCGCTCAGCCAGTCCGGTGAATGA
- the alaS gene encoding alanine--tRNA ligase: MSGVNEIRSTFLDYFKKNGHEIVPSSPLVPRNDPTLMFTNAGMVQFKNVFTGLESRPYSTAASAQKCVRAGGKHNDLDNVGYTARHHTFFEMLGNFSFGDYFKEEAITHAWNLITKEFGIDRNRLLVTVYHTDDEAFNLWKKIAGFSDDRIIRIPTSDNFWAMGDTGPCGPCSEIFYDHGDHIWGGPPGSPEEDGDRFIEIWNLVFMQYEQLTKEERIDLPRPSIDTGMGLERISALLQGKHDNYDTDLFRALIAASVEATGVPAEGEHRASHRVIADHLRSSAFLIADGVLPSSEGRGYVLRRIMRRAMRHAELLGSRDPLIYRLLPALIQQMGRAYPELVRAEALISETLKLEETRFRKTLERGLSLLSDATSTLHKGDMLDGETAFKLYDTYGFPLDLTQDALRAREIGVDISGFTDAMQRQKAEARSHWAGSGDKATETVWFELKEKFGATEFLGYDTESAEGVIQAIVRDGKEVDSAAEGETVHIVVNQTPFYGESGGQMGDTGVIVGDAGTFDVSGTQKKGEGLFVHSGTVSKGGLKVNEAVQLTVDHDRRSRLRANHSATHLLHEALREVLGTHVAQKGSLVAPERLRFDVSHPKPMSAEELKVVEDMANEIVLQNSPVVTRLMSVDDAIAEGAMALFGEKYGDEVRVVSMGTGLHGAKANRPYSVELCGGTHVAATGQIGLIRILGESAVGSGVRRLEAVTGQGALAYLAEQDERVKALASSLKVQPGDVLSRVEGLLDERKKLERELADARKKLAMGGGSSDAGANDVQQVAGVNFLAKSLSGIDAKDLKGLADEAKANLGSGVVLLIAVSDDGKASAVAAVTEDLTGRFSAVDIVRTASAALGGKGGGGRPDMAQAGGPDGTKAKEAIEAVAAALAA; the protein is encoded by the coding sequence ATGAGCGGTGTGAATGAAATTCGGTCGACCTTTCTCGACTACTTCAAGAAGAACGGACACGAGATAGTGCCCTCCAGCCCGCTGGTGCCGCGCAACGATCCGACACTGATGTTCACCAATGCCGGCATGGTGCAGTTCAAAAACGTCTTCACCGGTCTTGAAAGCCGTCCCTATTCCACGGCGGCATCTGCGCAGAAATGCGTGCGCGCCGGCGGCAAGCATAACGATCTCGACAATGTCGGTTATACCGCCCGTCACCATACCTTCTTCGAAATGCTCGGTAACTTCTCCTTCGGCGATTATTTCAAGGAAGAAGCGATCACCCATGCCTGGAACCTGATCACCAAGGAATTCGGCATCGACCGCAACCGCCTGCTGGTCACGGTTTATCATACCGACGATGAGGCCTTTAATCTCTGGAAGAAGATCGCCGGTTTTTCCGATGACCGCATCATCCGCATTCCGACCAGCGACAATTTCTGGGCGATGGGCGATACCGGTCCCTGCGGTCCCTGTTCGGAAATCTTCTACGACCATGGCGATCATATCTGGGGTGGACCGCCCGGTTCGCCGGAAGAGGATGGCGACCGTTTCATCGAAATCTGGAACCTCGTCTTCATGCAATATGAGCAGCTGACGAAGGAAGAGCGTATCGACCTGCCGCGTCCGTCGATCGATACCGGCATGGGTCTGGAGCGCATTTCGGCGCTGCTGCAGGGCAAGCACGACAATTATGATACGGACCTGTTCCGGGCGCTGATTGCCGCCTCCGTCGAGGCGACCGGCGTTCCGGCTGAGGGCGAGCATCGCGCCAGCCACCGGGTCATCGCCGATCATCTGCGTTCATCCGCCTTCCTGATTGCCGATGGCGTTCTGCCGTCGAGCGAGGGTCGCGGTTATGTTCTGCGCCGCATCATGCGTCGCGCCATGCGCCATGCGGAGCTTCTGGGTTCGCGTGATCCGCTGATCTACAGGCTGCTGCCGGCGCTTATCCAGCAGATGGGCCGCGCCTATCCTGAACTGGTTCGCGCCGAAGCGCTGATCTCGGAAACGCTGAAACTCGAGGAAACCCGTTTCCGCAAGACGCTGGAACGCGGCCTGTCGCTGCTGTCTGATGCTACTTCGACGCTGCACAAGGGTGACATGCTGGATGGCGAAACCGCCTTCAAGCTTTACGACACCTACGGCTTCCCGCTCGATCTGACGCAGGACGCGCTGCGCGCCCGCGAAATCGGTGTCGATATTTCCGGCTTCACCGATGCCATGCAGCGCCAGAAGGCGGAAGCCCGCTCGCACTGGGCCGGCTCCGGCGACAAGGCGACCGAAACCGTGTGGTTCGAGCTGAAGGAAAAATTCGGCGCGACCGAATTCCTGGGATACGACACCGAAAGCGCCGAGGGCGTCATTCAGGCAATCGTCAGGGATGGCAAAGAGGTGGACAGCGCTGCCGAGGGCGAGACGGTGCATATCGTCGTCAACCAGACACCTTTTTATGGCGAGTCCGGCGGCCAGATGGGCGATACCGGCGTGATCGTCGGCGATGCCGGCACCTTTGACGTTTCCGGCACCCAGAAAAAAGGCGAAGGCCTGTTCGTGCATTCCGGCACCGTCTCCAAGGGCGGGTTGAAGGTCAACGAGGCCGTGCAGCTGACGGTCGATCATGATCGCCGTTCGCGCCTGCGCGCCAACCACTCCGCCACCCACCTGCTGCACGAGGCGCTGCGCGAAGTGCTCGGCACCCATGTTGCACAGAAGGGTTCGCTGGTCGCGCCCGAGCGCCTGCGCTTCGACGTGTCGCATCCAAAGCCGATGTCGGCCGAGGAACTGAAGGTCGTTGAGGATATGGCCAACGAAATCGTGCTGCAGAATTCGCCTGTTGTCACCCGCCTGATGAGCGTTGACGACGCCATTGCCGAGGGTGCGATGGCTCTGTTTGGCGAGAAATATGGCGATGAGGTCCGCGTTGTCTCCATGGGCACCGGCCTTCATGGCGCAAAAGCCAACCGTCCTTATTCCGTCGAGCTTTGCGGCGGCACCCATGTGGCCGCCACCGGCCAGATCGGCCTTATCCGCATTCTCGGGGAAAGCGCCGTCGGTTCAGGTGTGCGCCGTCTTGAAGCCGTCACCGGTCAGGGTGCGCTTGCCTATCTCGCGGAGCAGGACGAGCGGGTGAAGGCGCTGGCGTCGTCGCTGAAGGTTCAGCCGGGTGACGTGCTGTCGCGTGTCGAAGGGTTGCTTGATGAGCGCAAGAAGCTGGAGCGTGAGCTTGCGGATGCCCGCAAGAAGCTCGCCATGGGCGGCGGTTCGTCGGATGCCGGTGCAAATGATGTCCAGCAGGTTGCGGGCGTCAATTTCCTCGCAAAATCGCTGTCCGGCATCGATGCCAAGGACCTGAAGGGTCTTGCCGATGAGGCCAAGGCCAATCTCGGCTCCGGCGTTGTGTTGCTGATTGCGGTTTCTGACGATGGCAAGGCAAGCGCCGTCGCTGCCGTGACCGAAGATCTGACTGGCCGTTTCAGCGCCGTCGATATCGTCCGCACCGCATCGGCAGCACTTGGCGGCAAGGGTGGCGGCGGTCGCCCGGATATGGCGCAGGCCGGCGGCCCTGACGGCACCAAGGCGAAAGAAGCCATCGAAGCGGTGGCCGCGGCGCTGGCGGCTTGA
- the recA gene encoding recombinase RecA, whose translation MAQNSLRLVEDKSVDKSKALEAALSQIERSFGKGSIMKLGSNENVVEVETVSTGSLSLDIALGIGGLPKGRIIEIYGPESSGKTTLALQTIAEAQKKGGICAFVDAEHALDPVYARKLGVDLQSLLISQPDTGEQALEITDTLVRSGAVDVLVIDSVAALTPRAEIEGEMGDSLPGLQARLMSQALRKLTASISKSKCMVIFINQIRMKIGVMFGSPETTTGGNALKFYASVRLDIRRIGAVKEREEVVGNQTRVKVVKNKMAPPFKQVEFDIMYGEGVSKTGELVDLGVKAGIVEKSGAWFSYNSQRLGQGRENAKTFLRDNPDTANEIELALRQNAGLIADRFLQNGGPDAGEGDDGSDEG comes from the coding sequence ATGGCACAAAATTCTTTGCGTCTCGTAGAGGATAAATCGGTGGATAAAAGCAAGGCACTGGAAGCGGCGCTCTCCCAGATCGAACGGTCGTTCGGCAAGGGATCGATCATGAAGCTCGGTTCCAATGAAAATGTGGTTGAAGTGGAAACCGTTTCGACGGGCTCGCTCAGCCTGGATATCGCGCTCGGCATCGGCGGCTTGCCGAAGGGGCGTATCATTGAGATTTACGGCCCGGAAAGCTCCGGTAAAACGACGCTGGCGCTGCAGACGATCGCGGAAGCCCAGAAGAAGGGCGGCATCTGCGCCTTCGTGGACGCCGAACACGCGCTCGATCCGGTTTATGCCCGCAAGCTCGGTGTGGATTTGCAGAGCCTTCTGATCTCGCAGCCCGATACCGGCGAGCAGGCGCTTGAGATCACCGATACGCTGGTGCGTTCGGGCGCTGTGGACGTTCTTGTCATCGATTCGGTTGCGGCCTTGACGCCGCGGGCGGAAATCGAAGGTGAAATGGGCGATAGCCTGCCGGGTCTTCAGGCCCGTCTGATGAGCCAGGCGCTGCGCAAGCTGACCGCCTCGATCTCCAAGTCGAAGTGCATGGTGATCTTCATCAACCAGATTCGCATGAAGATCGGCGTCATGTTTGGTTCGCCGGAAACGACGACGGGCGGTAACGCTCTCAAGTTCTATGCGTCCGTCCGCCTCGACATCCGCCGTATCGGCGCCGTCAAGGAGCGCGAAGAGGTTGTCGGCAACCAGACGCGCGTCAAGGTCGTCAAGAACAAGATGGCGCCGCCCTTCAAACAGGTTGAATTCGACATCATGTATGGCGAAGGTGTTTCCAAGACCGGTGAGCTGGTCGATCTCGGCGTGAAGGCCGGTATCGTCGAGAAGTCCGGCGCATGGTTCTCCTATAACAGCCAGCGTCTGGGGCAGGGGCGTGAAAACGCCAAGACCTTTCTGCGCGACAATCCGGATACGGCCAATGAGATCGAACTGGCGTTGCGCCAGAATGCCGGTCTGATTGCCGACCGCTTCCTGCAGAATGGTGGCCCGGACGCCGGTGAAGGCGACGACGGCAGCGACGAGGGCTGA
- a CDS encoding carbohydrate kinase family protein, which yields MKKILVLGGAHIDRRGMIETETAPGASNPGSWMEEAGGGGFNAARNLSRLGFEVRIIAPRGGDVTGEVVAEAARQAGVEDTPFTFLDRRTPSYTAILERDGNLVIALADMDLYKLFTPRRLKVRAVREAIIASDFLLCDANLPEDTLTALGLIARACEKPLAAIAISPAKAVKLKAALGDIDILFMNEAEARALTGETAENVRDWPNILRKAGLSGGVVTRGASEVVAFNGTEKAILHPPLIREVKDVTGAGDAMASGYLAAIAEGKTIREALRQGAAAAAITVQSSFATSQDLSKDSVEAMLGLVPQAEMLA from the coding sequence GTGAAGAAAATACTCGTTCTGGGCGGCGCGCATATCGACAGGCGCGGCATGATCGAGACCGAGACGGCGCCCGGCGCCAGCAATCCGGGCTCGTGGATGGAAGAGGCCGGCGGCGGTGGTTTCAACGCCGCGCGCAATCTTTCCCGCCTCGGTTTTGAAGTCCGCATCATCGCCCCGCGCGGCGGCGACGTCACCGGCGAAGTGGTGGCGGAAGCAGCAAGGCAGGCGGGGGTGGAAGACACGCCGTTTACCTTCCTCGACCGCCGCACGCCGAGCTACACTGCCATTCTGGAGCGTGACGGCAATCTGGTGATCGCACTGGCCGACATGGACCTCTACAAGCTCTTTACCCCGCGCCGCCTGAAGGTACGCGCGGTGCGCGAGGCGATTATCGCAAGCGACTTTCTACTCTGCGATGCCAATCTGCCCGAGGATACGCTGACGGCGCTTGGCCTCATTGCCCGCGCCTGCGAAAAGCCGCTCGCCGCCATCGCCATTTCGCCGGCCAAGGCGGTGAAGCTGAAAGCGGCGCTCGGCGATATCGACATCCTCTTCATGAACGAGGCGGAAGCCCGCGCGCTCACCGGCGAAACGGCGGAAAATGTCCGTGACTGGCCAAATATCCTGCGCAAGGCTGGGCTTTCCGGCGGCGTCGTCACCCGCGGCGCAAGCGAAGTCGTGGCCTTCAACGGGACGGAAAAAGCCATCCTCCACCCGCCCCTCATCCGCGAGGTGAAGGATGTCACCGGCGCCGGCGATGCCATGGCCTCCGGTTATCTCGCCGCCATTGCCGAGGGAAAAACAATCAGGGAGGCCCTGAGACAGGGGGCGGCGGCGGCGGCCATTACCGTGCAGTCATCCTTCGCCACCTCCCAGGACCTATCAAAAGACAGTGTCGAAGCCATGTTGGGGCTTGTTCCCCAGGCCGAAATGCTGGCATGA
- a CDS encoding pseudouridine-5'-phosphate glycosidase — protein MTRPISPLLPIVYSQEVAAAKQRGAPIVALESTIITHGMPYPGNIEMAESVEQIIRDQGAVPATIAVIHGTLHIGLEKDQLEALAQTTDAMKVSRADIAFAIAERRTGATTVAATMIAAARAGIRVFATGGIGGVHKGAEETFDISADLTELAKTGVIVVCAGAKAILDIPKTLEVLETNGVPVVTFGSEEFPAFWSRSSGLASPLSLNSPAAIANFQATREQLGIDGGMLVANPVPEEDEIPREEMEIYINRAISHAERDEVTGKAVTPYLLGDIFRLTDGRSLETNIALVRNNAQLAAEIAVALS, from the coding sequence ATGACCCGCCCCATCTCCCCGCTCCTGCCCATCGTCTATTCTCAGGAAGTCGCCGCCGCCAAGCAGCGCGGTGCGCCGATCGTCGCGCTCGAATCGACCATCATCACCCACGGCATGCCCTATCCAGGCAATATCGAGATGGCGGAAAGCGTCGAGCAGATCATCCGTGATCAGGGTGCGGTTCCGGCCACCATCGCCGTCATTCACGGCACGCTGCATATCGGCCTTGAGAAAGACCAGCTCGAGGCGCTCGCCCAGACCACCGACGCCATGAAGGTGTCGCGCGCCGATATCGCCTTCGCGATCGCCGAGCGCCGCACGGGTGCCACCACGGTCGCCGCCACGATGATCGCCGCCGCCCGCGCCGGCATCCGCGTTTTCGCCACTGGTGGCATCGGCGGCGTGCACAAGGGCGCGGAAGAAACCTTCGACATCTCCGCCGACCTGACCGAGCTTGCCAAGACCGGCGTGATCGTCGTCTGCGCCGGCGCCAAGGCGATCCTCGACATTCCAAAGACACTCGAGGTTCTCGAAACCAACGGCGTGCCTGTCGTTACCTTCGGCTCCGAAGAATTCCCGGCTTTCTGGTCGCGCTCCTCCGGCCTGGCCAGCCCACTCTCGCTCAACAGCCCGGCGGCAATCGCCAATTTCCAGGCGACCCGCGAACAGCTCGGGATCGATGGCGGCATGCTGGTGGCCAACCCCGTGCCGGAAGAAGACGAAATTCCGCGCGAGGAGATGGAGATCTACATCAACCGCGCCATCTCCCATGCAGAACGCGACGAAGTCACCGGCAAGGCGGTCACGCCTTACCTGCTCGGCGATATTTTCCGCCTGACGGATGGCAGGAGCCTCGAGACCAACATCGCACTGGTACGCAACAATGCGCAGCTGGCTGCGGAAATCGCCGTGGCGTTGAGCTGA
- a CDS encoding OmpA family protein — MLKKKNTLLTGVVFPLMSLAIAVEPAAAGFAGAARAQAPISQTLPGQVILAQAEPAQESPEEELRKKRKQAEEAQPQAEPKREERAPEPQREPEPKREAAPAEPRPEPKREAPPEPQQREARPEPAPAPAEQPQERPRKPERAQEPQGEGEQRPARQREAAPEAAPAEQQPQERPRKPQKAEQPAGEGEQRPERPRKEKEPAKEPAAEQQPAARPENAEQPAKPREPAPGKKPQVEEKAPEQKAEPAEKPVPEKKPAAPEPAAKEAPVPTEAPTPARPPAPEAQPNPAPGRQPSEQPPVKSEPAAPLPGAPTPPPSGATTGQAPAGEAVPSQVAVPQTEAPPTTKEELDKAKAIAKDPSKTADTVILPVDKGAAVLDSDKEVERSGNRQTREERRREREQAGDVKVPTSDAEAQRAGAAEGKAPPPPVKLEAITSQQGERIDRRPQYERPDGVREWQPREGRPRDRDMDAPIILQFGDRVVVRGDDNQRFIRDGGEPYYERLPGGRVRETVERRDGTQVVTIRNRYGDVMQRSRIDDRGREYVLFYAPELMDDPDRDYVYRDPGLDLPPMRLRIPVTDYIIDTSSDPDRDYYRFLEQPPVEPVERVYSLDEVRYSARIRDKVRRIDLDTITFATGSADIPMAQARSLRKVADAINKALQKNPAETFLIEGHTDAVGSDESNLVLSDERAASVANVLTDVYGIPPENLATQGYGERYLKVQTLGPEQQNRRVTIRRVTPLVKPIAQN, encoded by the coding sequence ATGCTGAAGAAGAAAAACACATTGCTGACCGGGGTGGTTTTTCCGCTCATGTCTCTCGCGATTGCGGTTGAGCCAGCAGCCGCGGGCTTTGCCGGCGCAGCCCGCGCACAGGCGCCGATCTCCCAGACACTTCCCGGCCAGGTGATCCTGGCGCAGGCGGAACCGGCACAGGAAAGCCCCGAAGAAGAGCTGCGCAAGAAGCGCAAGCAGGCAGAAGAGGCACAGCCGCAGGCCGAGCCGAAACGTGAGGAACGCGCGCCTGAGCCGCAGCGCGAACCGGAGCCCAAGCGTGAGGCGGCTCCTGCCGAGCCTCGCCCTGAACCCAAGCGCGAAGCGCCGCCGGAGCCGCAGCAGCGCGAGGCCCGCCCGGAACCTGCGCCGGCACCTGCCGAACAGCCGCAAGAGCGTCCGCGCAAACCCGAACGGGCACAGGAGCCTCAGGGCGAGGGCGAACAGCGCCCGGCACGCCAGCGGGAAGCAGCGCCTGAAGCCGCTCCTGCCGAACAGCAGCCGCAGGAACGCCCGCGCAAGCCTCAAAAAGCGGAACAGCCGGCCGGCGAAGGCGAGCAGCGCCCGGAGCGTCCCCGCAAGGAGAAGGAGCCTGCGAAGGAACCCGCTGCCGAACAGCAGCCCGCCGCGCGTCCGGAAAATGCCGAGCAGCCCGCCAAGCCCCGTGAACCTGCACCCGGGAAAAAGCCGCAGGTAGAGGAAAAGGCCCCGGAACAGAAAGCCGAACCGGCTGAAAAACCCGTTCCGGAGAAAAAGCCGGCAGCTCCCGAGCCCGCCGCAAAGGAAGCACCGGTTCCGACCGAAGCACCGACGCCCGCGCGTCCGCCGGCTCCCGAAGCACAGCCCAACCCTGCACCCGGCCGGCAGCCTTCCGAACAGCCGCCGGTGAAGTCCGAACCCGCAGCGCCGCTTCCCGGCGCCCCCACGCCGCCGCCGAGCGGTGCGACAACCGGACAGGCTCCGGCTGGCGAAGCCGTGCCCAGTCAGGTCGCCGTTCCGCAGACGGAAGCGCCGCCGACGACGAAGGAAGAACTTGATAAGGCCAAGGCAATCGCCAAGGACCCTTCCAAGACCGCCGACACCGTCATCCTGCCGGTCGACAAGGGTGCTGCCGTTCTCGACAGCGACAAGGAAGTGGAACGCTCCGGCAACCGCCAGACCCGCGAGGAACGTCGTCGCGAGCGCGAGCAGGCCGGTGACGTCAAGGTCCCGACCTCCGACGCCGAGGCGCAGCGCGCCGGTGCCGCCGAAGGCAAGGCTCCGCCGCCGCCCGTCAAGCTGGAGGCGATCACCTCCCAGCAGGGCGAGCGCATCGACCGTCGTCCGCAATATGAGCGGCCGGATGGCGTGCGCGAATGGCAGCCGCGCGAAGGCCGCCCGCGCGACCGGGATATGGATGCACCGATCATCCTGCAATTCGGCGACCGTGTCGTGGTGCGTGGCGATGACAATCAGCGCTTCATCCGCGATGGTGGCGAGCCCTATTATGAGCGCTTGCCGGGCGGTCGCGTGCGCGAAACCGTGGAACGTCGCGACGGCACGCAGGTGGTGACGATCCGCAACCGTTACGGCGATGTGATGCAGCGCTCGCGCATCGACGATCGCGGCCGTGAATACGTACTGTTCTACGCACCGGAACTGATGGATGATCCCGATCGTGATTACGTCTATCGCGATCCGGGTCTCGACCTGCCGCCGATGCGCCTGCGCATCCCCGTGACGGACTACATCATCGACACGTCGAGCGATCCGGACCGCGATTATTATCGCTTCCTGGAGCAGCCGCCGGTCGAGCCGGTGGAGCGTGTCTACTCGCTGGATGAAGTGCGTTATTCGGCCCGTATCCGTGACAAGGTGCGCCGTATCGACCTCGATACGATCACTTTCGCCACTGGCAGCGCCGACATCCCGATGGCGCAGGCCCGTTCGCTGCGCAAGGTCGCCGACGCGATCAACAAGGCGCTGCAAAAGAACCCGGCGGAAACCTTCCTGATCGAAGGTCACACCGACGCGGTCGGTTCGGATGAAAGTAACCTCGTGCTTTCCGATGAGCGCGCCGCCTCCGTCGCCAACGTGCTGACCGATGTTTACGGCATCCCGCCGGAAAACCTCGCGACGCAGGGCTATGGTGAGCGTTACCTGAAGGTTCAGACGCTTGGGCCGGAGCAGCAGAACCGCCGCGTGACCATCCGTCGTGTGACGCCGCTGGTGAAGCCGATCGCACAGAACTGA
- a CDS encoding ABC transporter substrate-binding protein, giving the protein MPISTRLLAAVSIAAISLLSGAALAQDKIVIGTEGAYPPFNNLEADGTLTGFDIDIAKALCEQMKAECTFVTNDWDGIIPALQAKKFDAIIASMSITPERLQKVDFSKKYYNTPPAIAVPKDSPIKSIDDLKGKSLGAQGSTTHSNYAEKHFPDADVKMYPTADEYKLDIANGRIDAVIDDIVVLSEWLKTDAGKCCKILTPLKVDPEINGNGAGIAVRKGDTALADKFTAAIAGIRASGKYQEINKKYFDFDVYGD; this is encoded by the coding sequence ATGCCTATTTCCACCCGTCTGCTCGCAGCCGTATCGATTGCCGCCATCTCGCTGTTGTCAGGCGCAGCCCTTGCGCAGGACAAGATCGTCATCGGCACCGAAGGCGCCTACCCGCCCTTCAACAATCTCGAAGCCGACGGCACGCTGACCGGCTTCGACATCGACATCGCCAAGGCGCTGTGCGAACAAATGAAGGCCGAATGCACCTTCGTCACCAATGACTGGGACGGCATCATTCCCGCCCTGCAGGCCAAGAAGTTCGACGCCATCATCGCGTCCATGTCGATCACGCCGGAACGCCTCCAGAAGGTCGATTTCTCCAAGAAATATTACAACACCCCGCCGGCAATCGCCGTGCCGAAGGATTCGCCGATCAAGTCCATCGACGATCTCAAGGGCAAGTCGCTCGGCGCGCAGGGTTCCACCACACACTCCAACTATGCCGAAAAGCATTTCCCGGATGCCGACGTGAAGATGTATCCGACCGCCGACGAATATAAGCTCGACATCGCCAATGGCCGCATCGACGCCGTCATCGACGATATCGTCGTGCTGTCGGAGTGGCTGAAGACCGACGCCGGCAAGTGCTGCAAGATCCTGACGCCGCTCAAGGTCGATCCCGAGATCAACGGCAATGGCGCAGGCATTGCCGTGCGCAAGGGCGACACGGCGCTGGCCGACAAGTTCACGGCCGCAATCGCCGGTATCCGCGCCAGCGGCAAGTATCAGGAGATCAACAAAAAATACTTCGATTTCGACGTTTACGGCGATTAA